CATATCaacttttacttttaattatttcgAGTTTAGTATTTGAACTTTCTATCATACACACTCAATTGTTAgttcccaaataaataatttacctCTTTAATTATTATACCTTAActattaatttcttaattttgaCCTATAGTTATTATCCTTGTAGTATCAAATATCTCCAACGTCTAGTTACATGTTATAAAGAATTTTACCATCTACAATCATGTTATGGGTTTTTCTCTTTATTAGGATAATGTGTTACTTCTCtcaaaattaagatatatattaTGGAGTAATTAAATTTCTTTTGCTGAATCTCTCGGTATGCTCTATAATggtagatttaaaaataaataaataaataagatatatcataaattatattaaaataattatagatgTTAATCACTTCAACCTTTTAAGTTCCTcaattataattcaattttgataaatatattttaattatagccaACTGAATTGCACGTAGGttaaattttagcgatttattaaGATCGAAAATTTATAAAGAGCTTAATTGTACCCTATCATATACTATAAGGgcacatttttttctttttcccctttttttttttgaatgggagaatttttttatgtttttctttaGGAAAATGGGAGAAGTTTTATATCAAAGGTGTCCGTCTTTTTTCAATTACACATCTAAAAAGAAATTTCCTTTTCTCATActatttatttgtcttttttttttgttgattaagCAACATCACAAgctattacaaaataaaaataaaaatgaaaaagccAAAAACAGCACAACAGATGGCATCAGCACATTTGTTCTTCACGTGAAATTTTCCAAAAACAGCTCTACTTCTTCATCatcaataaacaaaattattttaaaaaatgttaatgATCCACTACTGTTAATAATTAGTCACCATCATAAATGTAATTAAAGAGTAAAATAATGGTTAATTACAAAAACGAAACACCTATAAAGTCTTGAAGAAGAACTTTCTCTCCTTGATCAAACTGTCTTTTCCCTGACTCCTTCCTTCCCTCCATTTCTGCAACTACCCACCCATTAGTCTCTCCAATTTCcaactctatttttttttgctttcttGAATTATTACTACACTTTGTTGTTGAATGATattaacattttgaaacaaatgaaGTATAAACAGATCATGAAGTCTCGTTCTTCCAAGACCCAACCAGAGGTAccatttttctctctttttttttcccaTTTTTTCGCGTCTTTTTCCATTTTTCAAATTGTGGGTTTTGTTGGGTTTTTAATATAGAGAAATGGGTACGATTTGTTTATGTTTACACTGAGAAATATATACTGAGAGATAAACTGAACAGAGAAAAAGTAGAGCTGAAACGTATTGTTGTTTGGGTTGTTCCCGCCTGCAGCTGTTCTGGCCGAGAATTGTTGTTCGGAAATTGCTTAATATCAACAATAAAGAACCTGATTTCAGTGCTGACACTGAATCTGACGATGGCAGCGACACTAACTTTGATTCTGCTTCTGATACTGAAGGTAccctttctttttttcttcttgtaAAAAGTCTCAAAAATGGTGTTTTTTTTGTCTAATTTTTTCTAACAAGTTGTGAACTTTCTTCATTGTGTGACAGAAGAATCCCCTGTACATAAGAGAGAGTCCAGGTTTAAAGTCGATAAAGAAGAGGATTCACTTGTTGATCCCACCAATGGTaatgcttcttcttcttttgttgtattttctaatttatgttctttttttttttgcttttgatTTGGAATGTGGGgatgtttaaatttttggtgTTGGCTacatgtattatttttatatgttaaatgatgGTTAATGGGGTTGTGGAACTCAAGTTGGTATTTTTGTGATTATTACTAtgtttaagtatattttaaagGGAGATCAGGCCAGCTATGAGGTGTTATTAAGTTAATGGAGTTAGTGGCTAATGCATTGCCACATCTTTATTGACTTACATGAAGATGGCTTTCTGTTTTGGAAACATGGTATTTGAAGAAttcttcaaaatcttcatgGGAATTTCCTTGTTGCTTTGTTATAGTTGGCTCATGCCAACCtctaaatttgatttgattttatttttattgtaattatttattgaaattgtaGAGAGGTGCAGCATGTGCTTCAGAGTTTGATAGTCGGTTAAGGGCCCTACATTAAATTAATTCTTCCATATCATCTGAGTTGGTCAacttaagaaaaattattttttactgAAGTTTAAATCATATGGTTTTTCCTAATTCTactaaaatgaaattttcaaatgtcaagtaataaaatattgtatttagtGTATAGTTCTTCCTACTTCATAATTTAACTGTTCTTGTCAGCACTGAAGTGGTCTTGTTACTTTTGTATTTTCAGAAGTTCTATTATCTAATCCAAAATTGCTACTCTAAAGTTGacaacatttttaattttgcttACTACAGATGCTCTTCCAATATTAAGGAGACGAAAATCAGAAACGTTAAGGAAACAGTATATACACACCAAGGAACTCAGGTCTGGCACTTGACTTCTGCATATTGCTAGCCATTGACATGTCCAAAATTTAGTTCTATTGGCTCttaggttttaattttatttcttttctagTCTAGTTACTCAGTTGTCACCAATGGTAAAAATATGTTTCTTTTATATCTCAGTGATTACGCATTTGAAACTTGGCATATATTTTTGCAGAATATGTGTTGGTACTTGGAATGTTGGAGGAAAACTTCCACCTGATGACCTAGATATTGATGACTGGATTGATACCAATGAACCTGCTGATATCTATGTGTTCGGGTGAGTGTTTCCGTAGTTTTGAATCTGAACCACTTACCATATGGGATGTGTCTAACTGATGTGATATCATCTTCATATGATCAACCACTGATGTATCAGTATCTAATACATTGGAGAAGATAGGTTCTATAGTGCGTTGTAAACCTGATAAAATTCCGAAATTCTTGATTACTTCTTATTTAGTTAGTTTGATGCCATCAACTTAGTTTATTTCTTCCACTGTGTAGAATATGTTTCCAGGTTTTGCTAATCTTGACTGTATTTGAACCGggcatttttaatttaaatctgCTGTAAATGCCAAGTGAGTTCATTTTATTAACACTGGAAATGCTCCAACTTTGCAGTCTTCAGGAAATTGTACCATTAAATGCGGGGAACATATTTGGTGCTGAAGATGGCCGTCCGGTTCCTAAGTGGGAAAATATTTTCCGTGATACATTGAATAGAATTCGACCTACAAGATCCAAGGTTAAATGCTATAGTGATCCCTCATCTCCATCAAAGTTTATGGCATCTGGTGACATGCCAGATATCGAAGAAGATATATTATTTGAGAGTGACAGTGATATTGGAGAAGAAATTTATCCACTGGATGAAGAACTCAACTGTTTGGATGAAGTTGTCGAGGAACCTGTCCCAGTTGATAATAGTTGTAAATTAGGTATCCCTGTAGAAAAGGATTTCCAGAGACAGTTTTCTTCCGGAAAGAGATTAGATAGACTGAATTGCTTGCGGACAGAGGATTCTGCTGGAGATGTTGAAGCACCCGCAGGTCAAAACAATGGTAAATTAACCAGAATGCTTAGTAGTACTGAAAGGATTGGCTTGACCTGGCCAGAGCCGCCATTAAACTTGCTATCTCAGCACGTTTTACAGAGACAAGCTTCATTGCAAGCAATGAAGTCTTTTAAACAAATGAAGTCTTTTAAAGCAATGAATTCTTTTAAAACAAGCAAGATCTTTGGAGCAAGTAATTCTTTCAAGTCAGTCACAGATGATATGCAATCAGGATTAGCATCGCTTGCAGAACTTGATCTTGAAGCTCTTATGAAACGTAAAAGAAAATCATCATATGTACGGATAATAAGTAAGCAGATGGTAGGAGTTTTTCTCTCGATTTGGGTTCGTAGAAGCTTGCGCAAGCATATCCAGAACTTAAAAGTCTCTACTGTTGGTGTTGGTGTCATGGGCTACATTGGCAACAAGGTAAGTTCCATAAGCTAGTATTACTTCTACGTTCTATGatcatttttaatgttgtgattgtctttatattttattattttaaatgatatttagCTGTCTAGTTTGAAAAAACCTACCCATATTACTCTAATAATGGATGTCAAAGTAACATTAATGTTATGATGTTTCTTTCTGCAAGACCTAATTTCTAAAGATTGGCTGATGGTTTTATGGTATTGGTTTTTCTTTTAGTATATAGTATCtttccatttttattaaatgtttctTTTTCCTGATAATTTATGCGTGAGGTGTTGCATATGGGTAAGCCTTGACCTTTAAGCTCAGAACGTAGGACTTCCCAACATTTAATGGAGCCGGTATTATCTGAAACTATTTTGATACTTCTCGAATCACAATTTTAGCGCTAGCAATCATCATGATCTGACATTATACTAATTATCTAACCCTGAGTATCTAGTCACAAGTTGGACTTGTTACTCCTTAATATTATGGCAGTTCCATCCTTTCAGTAATCTCAACATTGTTATGAAGATCTCTTTAGTAGTGTACAATTAAAGCAATTGATTGAATGGAAATTACATGATAGTGTTTGAGAGTATTATATGGTCTTTTAGGTTAGGCAGTTGATGGAAACTTAAAATATAGCATAATCAGGTTTTTCCACAACCTTTGGTCTATCTTTTGCGAGTGACTTGACATCAACTTAGATTACAAAAGCTAGCTGATGCAGGAATCACAGTCGTGGGTATTATATGTTTTGTCAATTTATAACATGTCATTTCAACATACATTTGCTTAAAATCTTATGCATACAAGAGAGAAATGCCTTGTTTTTGTATTATGCACATAAAACATGGTGGGCGAGCCGAAGTTTGAAAAATTACTGCATCTTTGTCATTTCATTATGAAAGCATTTAGACTTATTCTGTTGTGATAATTCTTCAAACAGTAAGACAGTTATTCAATCTTTCAGGGCGCAGTATCAGTCAGTATGTCTATATATCAGACTCCTTTCTGTTTTATATGCTCTCACCTGACATCAGGTGAAAAAGAAGGAGATGAACTTAAAAGAAATTGTAATGTGCAAGAAATACATAGAAGAACTCAATTCCATACGCTTTCTGGCATTGGTCTTCCAAAAGGCATCCTTGATCATGAGTGAGTATTTTACATCTAAATAGGACATAAAGTACAGTTTACCCTTTCTTTCAGCTGCTCCATCTTATGACATCAGGCATCgcataaaaaaatgtttaattttgctTTCATATTAACATTGTCCCGACATAATACGTATTGACATACATGGAGCTTGTTTTCTGTCTGGCCTATAATTATGTGTGAATCTCTTTTTTACTATTAGCTCTCTTTTGGTTGCATAATGCAATTTTAGGTGTTGCACCTCACTTTGTGATGCTGTGTATATTCCATGAGTTGAGTTTCCACCATTAGCCCGAGATTATTACTTTACTTGGAGATGaattttgtaatattatatTGTTTTGTCAACTTACCAGACATATTCATATACAAATAGAAGATGGGTATACATGATTTGcataaattgtttatataaaataaagtttatttgTGACATCTTTTGCCAAATGTTAATGTTTTTGATGAACATCACTGGAAGTGCTAATATTTGAATAACATTACTAACCATTTATGTAGAAGAATAATTTGGCTGGGTGATTTGAACTACCGAATCAACTTGTGGTATGAGAAAACATGCGAATTGATCTCTCTAAAGCAGTGGTCAAAGTTAGCAGAGAGAGATCAGGTAAGACCACAGTTTATAACAAATGGGTATCGCATATTCGCATTTGTAAAATTCTGACTGGCTGTTAATCTCATATGATGACAGCTTGTAAGAGAATTAAGAAAAGGTCGTGCATTTGATGGATGGACTGAAGGTGTACTGAACTTTCCACCAACATATAAGTATGAGATGAATTCGAACAAATATTATGGATCGGATCCAAAGGTTGGGAGGCGCGTTCCTGCATGGTATGCTTTTGCTACGTTTAAAGTACATACATGAATAGCCTGCCTATCTTTTCCTTTTATGCTTACTTCTTTTATTGTTGAATCATCTTTGCCTACTGCATTTTTCGCTCTTATCTCATGATTCAAAGAATGAATACCTAATCTACTGTAATGTTGTAGGTGTGATCGAATTCTTTCATATGGAAAGGGAATGAAGCTCCTGAAGTACAGAAGAACAGAGCTCAAACTTTCAGATCATCGACCTGTGACAGCCACATATATGGCTGAAGCTGAAGTGTTCTCTCCGAGAAAGCTACAACGGGCACTCACGTACACAGATGCAGAGATTGAAAATGAGG
This region of Mercurialis annua linkage group LG1-X, ddMerAnnu1.2, whole genome shotgun sequence genomic DNA includes:
- the LOC126665773 gene encoding type IV inositol polyphosphate 5-phosphatase 3 isoform X2; protein product: MKYKQIMKSRSSKTQPERKSRAETYCCLGCSRLQLFWPRIVVRKLLNINNKEPDFSADTESDDGSDTNFDSASDTEESPVHKRESRFKVDKEEDSLVDPTNDALPILRRRKSETLRKQYIHTKELRICVGTWNVGGKLPPDDLDIDDWIDTNEPADIYVFGLQEIVPLNAGNIFGAEDGRPVPKWENIFRDTLNRIRPTRSKVKCYSDPSSPSKFMASGDMPDIEEDILFESDSDIGEEIYPLDEELNCLDEVVEEPVPVDNSCKLGIPVEKDFQRQFSSGKRLDRLNCLRTEDSAGDVEAPAGQNNGKLTRMLSSTERIGLTWPEPPLNLLSQHVLQRQASLQAMKSFKQMKSFKAMNSFKTSKIFGASNSFKSVTDDMQSGLASLAELDLEALMKRKRKSSYVRIISKQMVGVFLSIWVRRSLRKHIQNLKVSTVGVGVMGYIGNKGAVSVSMSIYQTPFCFICSHLTSGEKEGDELKRNCNVQEIHRRTQFHTLSGIGLPKGILDHERIIWLGDLNYRINLWYEKTCELISLKQWSKLAERDQLVRELRKGRAFDGWTEGVLNFPPTYKYEMNSNKYYGSDPKVGRRVPAWCDRILSYGKGMKLLKYRRTELKLSDHRPVTATYMAEAEVFSPRKLQRALTYTDAEIENEEVVEASVDVGMSHLRLDQDFYSWER
- the LOC126665773 gene encoding type IV inositol polyphosphate 5-phosphatase 3 isoform X1, with translation MKYKQIMKSRSSKTQPERKSRAETYCCLGCSRLQLFWPRIVVRKLLNINNKEPDFSADTESDDGSDTNFDSASDTEEESPVHKRESRFKVDKEEDSLVDPTNDALPILRRRKSETLRKQYIHTKELRICVGTWNVGGKLPPDDLDIDDWIDTNEPADIYVFGLQEIVPLNAGNIFGAEDGRPVPKWENIFRDTLNRIRPTRSKVKCYSDPSSPSKFMASGDMPDIEEDILFESDSDIGEEIYPLDEELNCLDEVVEEPVPVDNSCKLGIPVEKDFQRQFSSGKRLDRLNCLRTEDSAGDVEAPAGQNNGKLTRMLSSTERIGLTWPEPPLNLLSQHVLQRQASLQAMKSFKQMKSFKAMNSFKTSKIFGASNSFKSVTDDMQSGLASLAELDLEALMKRKRKSSYVRIISKQMVGVFLSIWVRRSLRKHIQNLKVSTVGVGVMGYIGNKGAVSVSMSIYQTPFCFICSHLTSGEKEGDELKRNCNVQEIHRRTQFHTLSGIGLPKGILDHERIIWLGDLNYRINLWYEKTCELISLKQWSKLAERDQLVRELRKGRAFDGWTEGVLNFPPTYKYEMNSNKYYGSDPKVGRRVPAWCDRILSYGKGMKLLKYRRTELKLSDHRPVTATYMAEAEVFSPRKLQRALTYTDAEIENEEVVEASVDVGMSHLRLDQDFYSWER
- the LOC126665773 gene encoding type IV inositol polyphosphate 5-phosphatase 3 isoform X4; protein product: MKYKQIMKSRSSKTQPELFWPRIVVRKLLNINNKEPDFSADTESDDGSDTNFDSASDTEEESPVHKRESRFKVDKEEDSLVDPTNDALPILRRRKSETLRKQYIHTKELRICVGTWNVGGKLPPDDLDIDDWIDTNEPADIYVFGLQEIVPLNAGNIFGAEDGRPVPKWENIFRDTLNRIRPTRSKVKCYSDPSSPSKFMASGDMPDIEEDILFESDSDIGEEIYPLDEELNCLDEVVEEPVPVDNSCKLGIPVEKDFQRQFSSGKRLDRLNCLRTEDSAGDVEAPAGQNNGKLTRMLSSTERIGLTWPEPPLNLLSQHVLQRQASLQAMKSFKQMKSFKAMNSFKTSKIFGASNSFKSVTDDMQSGLASLAELDLEALMKRKRKSSYVRIISKQMVGVFLSIWVRRSLRKHIQNLKVSTVGVGVMGYIGNKGAVSVSMSIYQTPFCFICSHLTSGEKEGDELKRNCNVQEIHRRTQFHTLSGIGLPKGILDHERIIWLGDLNYRINLWYEKTCELISLKQWSKLAERDQLVRELRKGRAFDGWTEGVLNFPPTYKYEMNSNKYYGSDPKVGRRVPAWCDRILSYGKGMKLLKYRRTELKLSDHRPVTATYMAEAEVFSPRKLQRALTYTDAEIENEEVVEASVDVGMSHLRLDQDFYSWER
- the LOC126665773 gene encoding type IV inositol polyphosphate 5-phosphatase 3 isoform X5, yielding MKSRSSKTQPELFWPRIVVRKLLNINNKEPDFSADTESDDGSDTNFDSASDTEEESPVHKRESRFKVDKEEDSLVDPTNDALPILRRRKSETLRKQYIHTKELRICVGTWNVGGKLPPDDLDIDDWIDTNEPADIYVFGLQEIVPLNAGNIFGAEDGRPVPKWENIFRDTLNRIRPTRSKVKCYSDPSSPSKFMASGDMPDIEEDILFESDSDIGEEIYPLDEELNCLDEVVEEPVPVDNSCKLGIPVEKDFQRQFSSGKRLDRLNCLRTEDSAGDVEAPAGQNNGKLTRMLSSTERIGLTWPEPPLNLLSQHVLQRQASLQAMKSFKQMKSFKAMNSFKTSKIFGASNSFKSVTDDMQSGLASLAELDLEALMKRKRKSSYVRIISKQMVGVFLSIWVRRSLRKHIQNLKVSTVGVGVMGYIGNKGAVSVSMSIYQTPFCFICSHLTSGEKEGDELKRNCNVQEIHRRTQFHTLSGIGLPKGILDHERIIWLGDLNYRINLWYEKTCELISLKQWSKLAERDQLVRELRKGRAFDGWTEGVLNFPPTYKYEMNSNKYYGSDPKVGRRVPAWCDRILSYGKGMKLLKYRRTELKLSDHRPVTATYMAEAEVFSPRKLQRALTYTDAEIENEEVVEASVDVGMSHLRLDQDFYSWER
- the LOC126665773 gene encoding type IV inositol polyphosphate 5-phosphatase 3 isoform X3 is translated as MKSRSSKTQPERKSRAETYCCLGCSRLQLFWPRIVVRKLLNINNKEPDFSADTESDDGSDTNFDSASDTEEESPVHKRESRFKVDKEEDSLVDPTNDALPILRRRKSETLRKQYIHTKELRICVGTWNVGGKLPPDDLDIDDWIDTNEPADIYVFGLQEIVPLNAGNIFGAEDGRPVPKWENIFRDTLNRIRPTRSKVKCYSDPSSPSKFMASGDMPDIEEDILFESDSDIGEEIYPLDEELNCLDEVVEEPVPVDNSCKLGIPVEKDFQRQFSSGKRLDRLNCLRTEDSAGDVEAPAGQNNGKLTRMLSSTERIGLTWPEPPLNLLSQHVLQRQASLQAMKSFKQMKSFKAMNSFKTSKIFGASNSFKSVTDDMQSGLASLAELDLEALMKRKRKSSYVRIISKQMVGVFLSIWVRRSLRKHIQNLKVSTVGVGVMGYIGNKGAVSVSMSIYQTPFCFICSHLTSGEKEGDELKRNCNVQEIHRRTQFHTLSGIGLPKGILDHERIIWLGDLNYRINLWYEKTCELISLKQWSKLAERDQLVRELRKGRAFDGWTEGVLNFPPTYKYEMNSNKYYGSDPKVGRRVPAWCDRILSYGKGMKLLKYRRTELKLSDHRPVTATYMAEAEVFSPRKLQRALTYTDAEIENEEVVEASVDVGMSHLRLDQDFYSWER